Proteins encoded within one genomic window of Oncorhynchus masou masou isolate Uvic2021 chromosome 1, UVic_Omas_1.1, whole genome shotgun sequence:
- the LOC135540172 gene encoding protein CUSTOS-like isoform X2: MSAPVGTMSEDSSSEDEDLEHFKEAAWSFGTYGTNGTHNASPADGVSNVKQSRRVAVSKHEHDGNELQTIPEFRAHVSKKLGALLDSCILVISAETSRPCTESTKCEDGFEGFRLFTTSVPGEFTIDPPPPPVRRRPIPSSSDSDSEMEMRLREAAVSVTDLLSSALPSEITHSLPESPSSEKMKKNNNNKGEAEREDHNNSPVPKKNKKRKALQGECGEVEHCGESSTNAKSYEEQKRPGEDILPLKKKKKKTKAPMKDEV, from the exons ATGTCAGCGCCTGTTGGGACGATGTCCGAAGACTCAAGCAGTGAAGATGAAGATCTAGAACATTTTAAGGAAGCAGCTTGGAGTTTTGGCACATATGGAACTAATGGCACACACAATGCCAGCCCGGCAG ATGGGGTAAGCAATGTCAAGCAATCCCGTCG TGTGGCTGTATCTAAACATGAACATGATGGGAACGAGTTGCAGACGATCCCGGAGTTCCGTGCGCACGTTTCAAAGAAATTAGGGGCTCTGCTTGACag TTGTATTTTAGTGATATCTGCAGAAACATCAAGACCCTGCACAGAGTCAACCAAATGTGAAGATG GTTTTGAAGGTTTCCGGCTGTTCACCACATCTGTCCCAGGAGAGTTTACCATtgatccccctcctcctcctgtaagGCGCAGGCCCATCCCCAGCTCAAG tgacagtgacagtgaaatGGAGATGAGACTGAGAGAGGCAGCAGTGTCAGTCACAGACCTCCTATCATCAGCTCTCCCCAGCGAGATTACACATTCCCTGCCGGAGTCCCCCAGCTCAGAGAAAATGaagaagaacaacaacaacaaaggagaggcagaaagagaggacCATAATAACAGCCCTGTCCCAAAGAAAAATAAGAAAAGGAAAGCTCTCCAGGGGGAGTGTGGAGAGGTAGAGCACTGTGGAGAATCCTCAACTAATGCTAAATCCTATGAGGAGCAGAAGAGGCCAGGAGAGGACATTCTACccctgaagaagaagaagaagaaaacaaagGCACCGATGAAAGATGAAGTATAA
- the LOC135540172 gene encoding protein CUSTOS-like isoform X1, which yields MITTGQCSVEATRARSNMSAPVGTMSEDSSSEDEDLEHFKEAAWSFGTYGTNGTHNASPADGVSNVKQSRRVAVSKHEHDGNELQTIPEFRAHVSKKLGALLDSCILVISAETSRPCTESTKCEDGFEGFRLFTTSVPGEFTIDPPPPPVRRRPIPSSSDSDSEMEMRLREAAVSVTDLLSSALPSEITHSLPESPSSEKMKKNNNNKGEAEREDHNNSPVPKKNKKRKALQGECGEVEHCGESSTNAKSYEEQKRPGEDILPLKKKKKKTKAPMKDEV from the exons ATGATAACTACAGGTCAATGCTCAGTGGAAG CCACACGTGCTCGATCCAACATGTCAGCGCCTGTTGGGACGATGTCCGAAGACTCAAGCAGTGAAGATGAAGATCTAGAACATTTTAAGGAAGCAGCTTGGAGTTTTGGCACATATGGAACTAATGGCACACACAATGCCAGCCCGGCAG ATGGGGTAAGCAATGTCAAGCAATCCCGTCG TGTGGCTGTATCTAAACATGAACATGATGGGAACGAGTTGCAGACGATCCCGGAGTTCCGTGCGCACGTTTCAAAGAAATTAGGGGCTCTGCTTGACag TTGTATTTTAGTGATATCTGCAGAAACATCAAGACCCTGCACAGAGTCAACCAAATGTGAAGATG GTTTTGAAGGTTTCCGGCTGTTCACCACATCTGTCCCAGGAGAGTTTACCATtgatccccctcctcctcctgtaagGCGCAGGCCCATCCCCAGCTCAAG tgacagtgacagtgaaatGGAGATGAGACTGAGAGAGGCAGCAGTGTCAGTCACAGACCTCCTATCATCAGCTCTCCCCAGCGAGATTACACATTCCCTGCCGGAGTCCCCCAGCTCAGAGAAAATGaagaagaacaacaacaacaaaggagaggcagaaagagaggacCATAATAACAGCCCTGTCCCAAAGAAAAATAAGAAAAGGAAAGCTCTCCAGGGGGAGTGTGGAGAGGTAGAGCACTGTGGAGAATCCTCAACTAATGCTAAATCCTATGAGGAGCAGAAGAGGCCAGGAGAGGACATTCTACccctgaagaagaagaagaagaaaacaaagGCACCGATGAAAGATGAAGTATAA
- the LOC135540181 gene encoding protein unc-119 homolog B-like isoform X1: MSGSNSRNKTAATVKGPDTDIGPTANSRERKSGGGVLKRLKSRRNQTDKQRPVITEEELRALGRHITPDEVLGLRAVTRDYLCKPEDNVYNIDFTRFKIRDLETGTVLFEIAKPHNCDPEDEEEENGDVDTSAGRFVRYQFTPAFLRLRTVGATVEFTVGDRPVNSFRMIERHYFQDKVLKNFDFDFGFCIPNSCNTCEHIYEFPQLPEDLICLMVEHPYETRVAISLVKGQSVTKRLYRGNLELYMIPK; this comes from the exons aTGAGCGGCTCTAACTCTCGAAACAAGACTGCAGCCACAGTCAAAGGACCGGACACCGATATCGGCCCAACTGCAAATTCCAGGGAGCGAAAGTCCGGTGGAGGTGTACTGAAGAGACTCAAATCGCGACGAAATCAAACCGATAAACAGCGGCCTGTTATTACAGAAGAAGAGCTAAGGGCGCTCGGAAGACACATCACACCGGACGAAGTCCTTGGTCTGCGTGCTGTTACACGGG ATTATCTATGTAAACCTGAGGACAATGTCTACAATATTGACTTCACACGTTTCAAGATTAGAGATCTGGAGACTGGGACAGTGCTCTTTGAGATTGCTAAACCTCACAACTGTG ACCCTGAAGATGAGGAAGAAGAGAATGGAGACGTAGACACCAGTGCTGGACGCTTTGTGCGGTATCAGTTTACGCCGGCCTTCCTCAGACTGCGGACTGTTGGTGCAAC TGTCGAGTTCACCGTGGGGGACCGGCCTGTTAACAGCTTTCGCATGATAGAGAGGCATTATTTCCAGGATAAAGTTCTCAAGAACTTTGACTTTGACTTCGGATTCTGCATCCCAAACAGCTGCAACACTTGCGAACATATCTATGAGTTTCCCCAGCTCCCTGAGGACCTCA TTTGCCTAATGGTGGAGCACCCGTATGAGACCAG GGTTGCCATCTCCCTGGTGAAAGGCCAATCTGTTACCAAACGGCTctacagagggaatctggaactTTACATGATCCCAAAGTGA
- the LOC135540181 gene encoding protein unc-119 homolog B-like isoform X2 → MSGSNSRNKTAATVKGPDTDIGPTANSRERKSGGGVLKRLKSRRNQTDKQRPVITEEELRALGRHITPDEVLGLRAVTRDYLCKPEDNVYNIDFTRFKIRDLETGTVLFEIAKPHNCDPEDEEEENGDVDTSAGRFVRYQFTPAFLRLRTVGATVEFTVGDRPVNSFRMIERHYFQDKVLKNFDFDFGFCIPNSCNTCEHIYEFPQLPEDLICLMVEHPYETRSDSFYFVDNKLIMHNKADYAYDGGE, encoded by the exons aTGAGCGGCTCTAACTCTCGAAACAAGACTGCAGCCACAGTCAAAGGACCGGACACCGATATCGGCCCAACTGCAAATTCCAGGGAGCGAAAGTCCGGTGGAGGTGTACTGAAGAGACTCAAATCGCGACGAAATCAAACCGATAAACAGCGGCCTGTTATTACAGAAGAAGAGCTAAGGGCGCTCGGAAGACACATCACACCGGACGAAGTCCTTGGTCTGCGTGCTGTTACACGGG ATTATCTATGTAAACCTGAGGACAATGTCTACAATATTGACTTCACACGTTTCAAGATTAGAGATCTGGAGACTGGGACAGTGCTCTTTGAGATTGCTAAACCTCACAACTGTG ACCCTGAAGATGAGGAAGAAGAGAATGGAGACGTAGACACCAGTGCTGGACGCTTTGTGCGGTATCAGTTTACGCCGGCCTTCCTCAGACTGCGGACTGTTGGTGCAAC TGTCGAGTTCACCGTGGGGGACCGGCCTGTTAACAGCTTTCGCATGATAGAGAGGCATTATTTCCAGGATAAAGTTCTCAAGAACTTTGACTTTGACTTCGGATTCTGCATCCCAAACAGCTGCAACACTTGCGAACATATCTATGAGTTTCCCCAGCTCCCTGAGGACCTCA TTTGCCTAATGGTGGAGCACCCGTATGAGACCAGGTCAGACAGCTTCTACTTTGTGGACAACAAACTGATCATGCACAATAAGGCAGACTACGCCTACGATGGGGGCGAGTAG
- the LOC135540164 gene encoding malectin-like, which translates to MAMRRVTVPLVAGLVVVVVVLSLLAEHCWADGGGLAERVIWAVNAGGEAHTDMHGIHFKKDPLEGKLGKASDYGVRLPILRSSPEDQILYQTERYNEDTFGYEVPIREEGDYILVLKYAEVYFAQSQQKVFDVRLNDHVVVKDLDIFERVGHSTAHDEIVPFSIRRGKLSVQGEVSTFNGKLTVEFVKGYYDNPKVCALYVMKGTLDDVPKLQPHPGLEKREELEEEEEEESEAGEEGGKKSTSTAPKYRVQSGPRTPNPYAADNSSLMFPILVAFGVFIPTLFCLCRL; encoded by the exons ATGGCAATGCGGCGGGTAACGGTGCCATTGGTCGCCGGGctggtcgtggtggtggtggtgttgtcgcTGCTGGCTGAACACTGTTGGGCGGATGGTGGGGGCCTTGCTGAACGAGTTATCTGGGCAGTGAACGCTGGAGGGGAAGCTCACACAGACATGCATGGTATTCATTTCAAGAAGGATCCATTGGAAGGAAAGCTTGGGAAAG CTTCAGATTATGGAGTGCGTCTGCCCATATTGCGCTCCAGTCCCGAGGACCAGATTCTCTACCAGACAGAACGCTACAATGAGGATACTTTTGGCTATGAGGTGCCGATTCGTGAGGAAGGAGACTATATACTTGTCTTGAAGTATGCAGAGGTCTACTTTGCTCAGTCTCAGCAGAAG GTATTTGACGTGCGTCTTAATGACCATGTGGTGGTGAAAGATCTGGATATCTTTGAGCGGGTGGGTCACAGTACAGCTCATGACGAGATTGTGCCCTTCTCCATACGCCGCGGTAAACTGAGTGTTCAGGGGGAGGTGTCCACCTTCAACGGCAAGCTCACTGTGGAGTTTGTCAAG GGTTATTACGACAACCCCAAGGTCTGTGCTCTGTATGTGATGAAGGGGACATTAGATG ATGTACCAAAACTTCAGCCTCACCCTGGACTGGAGAAACGTGAAGAacttgaggaggaggaggaagaggagtctgaggcaggagaggagggtggTAAGAAGAGTACCTCGACAGCTCCCAAGTACAGGGTCCAGTCAGGCCCCAGAACACCAAACCCGTATGCGGCCGACAATAGCAGCCTCATGTTCCCTATCCTGGTGGCATTCGGGGTGTTCATCCCTACACTCTTCTGCCTCTGTCGGCTGTGA